One stretch of Patescibacteria group bacterium DNA includes these proteins:
- a CDS encoding ATP-binding protein, with protein sequence MPFRPKEAVAPEAKTGAVAPTGRIVRREAEARAEAERERIVLEEERIYRRGVVSIRDLIAPAAFEVKPNYLRLGDSFCRTIFIVTYPRYVSVGWATPVINYNHTLDIAMFFYPVKAPIILKQLKNKVGVLEAQIMADSEKGAPRDPIRETALRDIEQLRDDLTQGIEHFFQFALYITIYAKDVTELDKISTDIETIFGSKLIYSKRVLYQSEQGFNSTVPLANDELMITFNMNTSPIASSFPFTSAELTSDNGILYGINRHNNSLILFDRFSMPNANMVVFATSGAGKSYAVKLEILRSLMLGTDVLVIDPEMEYKHLSDAVGGTYINISLASESKINPFDLPRPMGEDISTEDIIRSAVITLKGLLRIMLGKLTTAEDSLLDRALLETYAKRDITPSSDLSTVEPPIMQDLQEVLEGMEGTGDLVVRLKKFTDGTFAGLLNSPTTVTMKAQLVVFSVRDLEDELRPIAIYTIINYIWNVVRSESKKRILTIDEAWWLMMHEDSAKFIFALVKRCRKYYLGITTITQDVNDFLSNPYGRSIVTNSSMQILMKQSPAAVDLVQKTFLLTEGEKYLLLESAVGEGIFFAGTKHAAIKVVASYTEDQLITTDPRQLLEIEESKKQFAEEVLGQSEALPAGRQGASGEPPAINI encoded by the coding sequence ATGCCATTCCGACCAAAAGAAGCCGTTGCTCCTGAAGCCAAAACCGGCGCGGTTGCGCCGACCGGCCGCATCGTGCGGCGCGAGGCCGAGGCGCGCGCCGAGGCCGAGCGAGAACGCATCGTACTTGAAGAAGAGCGCATTTATCGCCGCGGTGTTGTTTCCATCCGCGACCTGATCGCGCCGGCCGCTTTTGAAGTAAAACCGAACTATCTCCGGCTCGGCGACAGCTTTTGCCGCACGATTTTTATTGTCACTTATCCGCGCTATGTTTCGGTTGGATGGGCGACGCCGGTTATCAACTATAATCACACCCTGGATATCGCCATGTTTTTCTATCCAGTCAAGGCGCCGATAATTTTAAAACAGCTCAAGAATAAAGTCGGCGTTCTGGAGGCCCAGATCATGGCCGATTCGGAAAAAGGCGCTCCTCGCGATCCGATTCGCGAAACCGCACTCCGCGACATTGAACAGCTTCGCGACGACCTGACGCAGGGGATTGAGCATTTTTTTCAATTCGCTTTGTACATTACGATTTACGCGAAAGATGTTACGGAACTGGATAAGATATCAACCGATATCGAAACCATCTTCGGTTCAAAATTGATTTATTCCAAGCGCGTTCTTTATCAGTCCGAGCAGGGCTTTAATTCCACTGTGCCGCTCGCGAACGACGAGCTCATGATTACCTTCAATATGAACACCTCGCCGATTGCTTCGTCGTTCCCGTTCACTTCGGCCGAGCTTACTTCGGACAACGGCATACTCTACGGAATAAACCGCCACAACAACAGCCTGATTCTCTTTGACCGTTTCTCCATGCCGAACGCCAACATGGTTGTTTTTGCCACTTCCGGCGCCGGCAAGAGTTATGCCGTAAAACTGGAAATCTTGCGCAGCCTGATGCTTGGCACGGATGTTCTCGTCATTGATCCGGAAATGGAATACAAGCACCTTTCCGACGCGGTCGGCGGCACCTACATCAATATTTCCCTGGCTTCGGAAAGCAAGATTAATCCGTTCGATCTGCCGCGGCCCATGGGCGAGGATATCAGCACCGAGGATATTATCCGGAGCGCCGTAATTACTCTCAAGGGTTTGCTCCGCATCATGCTCGGCAAGCTCACTACGGCCGAGGATTCGCTTTTGGATCGCGCGCTTCTTGAAACCTATGCTAAGCGCGATATTACGCCAAGTTCCGATCTTTCTACCGTCGAGCCGCCGATTATGCAGGATTTGCAGGAAGTGCTCGAGGGCATGGAAGGTACCGGCGATTTGGTTGTCCGGCTCAAGAAATTCACTGACGGCACATTTGCCGGTCTCTTGAACTCGCCGACCACGGTCACTATGAAAGCCCAGCTCGTGGTCTTCAGCGTGCGCGATCTTGAGGACGAGCTCCGTCCGATTGCTATCTATACCATCATCAACTACATTTGGAATGTCGTGCGCTCGGAGAGCAAAAAACGCATTCTCACGATTGACGAAGCCTGGTGGCTGATGATGCACGAGGACAGCGCAAAATTTATTTTCGCCTTGGTCAAACGCTGCCGGAAATACTATCTCGGCATTACCACCATCACGCAGGATGTTAACGATTTTTTGTCCAATCCGTACGGCCGCTCTATTGTCACTAACTCCTCAATGCAGATTCTGATGAAACAGTCGCCGGCCGCGGTTGATTTGGTGCAAAAAACTTTTCTTCTCACCGAGGGGGAGAAATATCTTCTTCTTGAGTCCGCGGTCGGAGAGGGGATTTTCTTCGCCGGCACAAAGCACGCGGCGATCAAGGTGGTTGCTTCGTATACCGAGGACCAGCTCATTACCACCGACCCGCGCCAGCTCTTGGAAATAGAAGAATCAAAAAAGCAATTCGCCGAAGAGGTGCTCGGTCAGTCCGAAGCCCTGCCTGCCGGTAGGCAGGGCGCTTCCGGGGAACCCCCAGCAATAAATATCTAA
- a CDS encoding ComF family protein, whose protein sequence is MAIKDFLLDLIFPKFCLQCGREGTMLCAECVSAIDPQWDPLDFENQKEVLIGRLISLGYYREKIWQRIIQNLKYQYVTELESALENLVGRFIQKYPESIGVPYDYLVPVPLHRKRLLERGFNQAEIIARLIGKNTGWPLESENLYRKKNTAPQAQLEDEKRKANLVGAFGVRNPERFENKKILLIDDVYTTGSTIKECASTLLAAGAAEVGAWVVARRT, encoded by the coding sequence ATGGCAATAAAAGATTTTTTACTCGATTTAATATTTCCAAAGTTCTGCCTGCAGTGCGGGCGGGAAGGCACCATGCTTTGCGCCGAGTGCGTTTCGGCGATTGATCCGCAATGGGATCCCCTTGATTTTGAAAATCAAAAGGAGGTATTAATAGGTCGTTTAATCAGCCTTGGGTACTACCGCGAAAAAATTTGGCAGCGTATTATTCAAAATCTAAAATATCAATACGTAACTGAGCTTGAAAGCGCGCTGGAAAATCTCGTCGGCCGGTTTATACAAAAATATCCTGAATCTATCGGCGTGCCCTATGATTATCTTGTTCCCGTGCCGTTGCACCGTAAAAGACTGCTTGAACGCGGATTTAATCAGGCGGAAATAATTGCCCGCTTAATTGGAAAAAATACCGGTTGGCCGCTTGAAAGCGAAAATCTATACCGAAAAAAGAACACCGCGCCGCAGGCCCAGCTCGAAGATGAAAAAAGAAAGGCGAATTTAGTCGGCGCATTCGGCGTCCGGAATCCGGAGCGGTTTGAAAATAAGAAAATTTTGCTTATTGATGATGTATATACCACGGGTTCAACTATAAAAGAATGCGCCAGTACCCTTCTCGCCGCCGGCGCGGCCGAAGTCGGAGCCTGGGTCGTCGCCCGCCGCACTTAG
- the recG gene encoding ATP-dependent DNA helicase RecG, which yields MDAPIKELARAGRVREGQMARLGIETVQDLIFYFPKRYEDLSRLQKIDELAIGENATIHARLEQIKSFRSPRKHMIITEALVADETGKLRIVWFNQAHLSRAMKPGSFYYFSGKVDDKYHFEMLSPAWELAHAGGEQIHTNRIVPLYALTEGVTQKQLRWLIKLALPSVEGLDEWFPEYITERESFPSIRDALRVIHFPDDLDSAAAALKRFKFGELFLLQLLAAKNRQGLKELPAPRITLRPEVLNRSFERLPFKLTSDQQVSLQEILLDLSGEHPMNRLLEGDVGSGKTIVTALAAGQVVANGYQVVLMAPTSILARQHYESLLKYFKTSGISVGLLTRTDASVGGESVKAREFVDALSVGSLNFVIGTHAILEEKIKFKNLGLAIIDEQHRFGVRQRQALRERNQGEYWPHLLSLTATPIPRSLALTLYGDLNLSIIQTMPPGRKPVITDIVSETGRASAYGFIKEELKRGRQAFVVCPLIEESDKLGVKSVTAEYEKLIQVFPGFRIGLLHGKQKLADKDAIMADFKSGGIHLLVSTTVIEVGIDIPNASIIIIEGAERFGLAQLHQLRGRVGRSGEQGYCMLFTESANQKTLDRLNVFRGSTNGFELAEADLEIRGPGDIYGWEQSGFPRLRFASFSDKGLIKKAQKYAQEILDSSGLKKFPALAKRLQQFERSIHFE from the coding sequence TTGGATGCACCAATTAAAGAATTGGCGCGCGCTGGAAGAGTAAGGGAGGGGCAGATGGCGCGTTTGGGTATTGAGACCGTTCAGGATCTCATTTTTTATTTTCCAAAAAGATACGAAGATCTGTCGCGGTTACAAAAAATCGACGAACTCGCGATTGGCGAAAACGCGACCATTCATGCCCGGCTTGAGCAGATAAAAAGTTTTCGCAGTCCGAGAAAACACATGATAATTACTGAGGCCCTGGTCGCCGACGAGACCGGCAAGCTGCGTATCGTTTGGTTTAACCAAGCCCATCTTTCCAGGGCCATGAAGCCCGGTTCTTTTTATTATTTTTCTGGCAAGGTTGACGACAAATATCATTTTGAAATGCTGAGTCCGGCTTGGGAGCTCGCTCATGCCGGCGGGGAGCAGATTCACACGAACCGCATCGTGCCGCTTTACGCGCTCACCGAGGGGGTGACGCAGAAACAGCTCCGCTGGCTCATTAAGCTCGCCCTGCCGTCGGTTGAGGGTTTGGATGAGTGGTTTCCGGAATACATTACCGAGCGGGAATCGTTTCCTTCAATTCGCGACGCGCTTCGCGTGATACATTTTCCGGATGATCTGGATTCCGCGGCCGCGGCTTTAAAACGTTTTAAATTTGGCGAACTTTTTTTGCTTCAGCTCTTGGCAGCCAAAAACCGCCAGGGTTTAAAAGAGCTGCCGGCTCCGCGCATCACGCTCCGGCCCGAAGTATTAAACCGCTCTTTCGAGCGCCTGCCGTTTAAATTAACCAGTGATCAACAGGTCTCGCTACAGGAGATTCTCCTTGATCTCTCTGGCGAACATCCCATGAACCGCCTTCTTGAGGGGGATGTGGGTTCGGGCAAGACGATTGTTACCGCCCTGGCCGCCGGACAGGTGGTGGCGAATGGTTATCAGGTTGTTCTCATGGCTCCGACATCAATTCTCGCGCGCCAGCATTATGAAAGTTTGCTTAAATATTTTAAAACGAGCGGCATTTCCGTCGGCCTCTTAACGCGCACCGACGCGTCAGTCGGCGGCGAGAGCGTCAAGGCCCGCGAATTCGTGGACGCGCTCTCGGTCGGCAGCCTCAACTTTGTCATCGGCACGCATGCCATTCTTGAGGAAAAAATAAAATTTAAAAATCTCGGGCTCGCGATAATCGATGAACAGCACCGTTTTGGCGTGCGCCAGCGCCAGGCGCTTCGCGAGCGCAATCAGGGTGAATACTGGCCTCATCTCCTTTCTCTCACCGCGACGCCGATTCCGCGCTCGCTCGCACTTACTCTTTACGGCGATCTCAACCTCTCCATCATCCAGACCATGCCGCCGGGCCGCAAGCCGGTGATCACCGACATCGTGAGTGAAACCGGCCGGGCTTCGGCGTACGGCTTTATTAAAGAAGAACTCAAACGCGGCCGCCAGGCTTTCGTGGTCTGTCCGCTGATTGAAGAGTCGGACAAGCTCGGCGTCAAGTCCGTAACCGCGGAATACGAAAAATTAATTCAGGTTTTTCCGGGATTCCGCATCGGCCTGCTTCACGGCAAGCAGAAACTCGCGGACAAAGACGCCATCATGGCGGATTTTAAATCCGGCGGCATTCATCTCCTCGTCTCCACTACCGTAATTGAGGTCGGAATCGATATTCCGAACGCCAGCATTATTATCATCGAAGGCGCCGAGCGTTTCGGCCTGGCCCAGCTCCATCAATTGCGCGGCCGCGTCGGCCGGAGCGGGGAACAGGGTTATTGCATGCTTTTTACGGAAAGCGCGAATCAAAAAACCCTGGACCGGCTCAATGTCTTCCGCGGCTCAACTAACGGCTTTGAGCTCGCCGAGGCGGACCTTGAAATCCGCGGCCCGGGCGATATCTACGGCTGGGAGCAGTCCGGCTTTCCGCGCCTGCGCTTCGCGAGCTTCTCGGACAAGGGCCTGATCAAGAAAGCGCAAAAATACGCCCAGGAAATTCTGGACTCTTCCGGTCTCAAGAAATTCCCCGCGCTCGCCAAGCGGCTTCAACAGTTTGAGCGCAGCATTCATTTTGAATAA
- a CDS encoding pilin translates to MNKKITAVLFLLIFVFMPSTVLAVDCDHCWCLGSNNVCEHHTEEDETTGEDVETKTQCDIYCASRTTSSVSWKAVHCDDGYIDWNEKPGDECYGVTGTSGAFGTGGSITQGVPFSAIEPSLQIPDFNIQFSKLMVSDVGGQKFVSVPWLAEYIAAVYRYMVGVATILAITMIMYGGFRWVTAAGDSGKISEAKKSIIGAAMGLVLALGSYTLLNLINPDLVSFNSLRLAIIGREEITFDEGYFGGADDSSSYDATIAAIPAAGGFVSYADMMKACPEDKSYPANYAANLKKVIDAWSSALPKKVVYVGGGTMKSGACTAPAADNYYNKKLAKNGFEEWNGDIDAYRSWAQSLGSIYCGDCLTFTRTLYKCIADINPLPDKTNQSKAKYYYSRAEDMANDLENKKISLSAGTFIWLDGNCGHAINYTGISGKEIIEMGGGPPAITVNNHTARSVRVKSSLIGYLKSGWVKNCPVYAHEILANPDLYR, encoded by the coding sequence ATGAATAAAAAAATAACTGCAGTTTTATTTCTGCTTATTTTTGTTTTCATGCCGTCGACGGTTTTAGCCGTAGACTGCGATCATTGCTGGTGCCTTGGGTCAAACAATGTCTGCGAACATCATACCGAAGAAGACGAAACGACAGGTGAAGACGTCGAGACTAAAACTCAATGCGACATCTACTGCGCTTCTCGCACCACTTCGAGCGTTTCCTGGAAAGCGGTGCATTGCGATGACGGTTATATTGACTGGAACGAAAAACCGGGCGACGAATGCTATGGAGTAACGGGAACGAGCGGCGCGTTCGGCACTGGCGGAAGCATCACCCAGGGCGTTCCGTTTTCGGCGATTGAACCGTCCCTGCAGATTCCGGACTTCAATATCCAATTTAGCAAACTCATGGTGAGCGACGTCGGCGGACAAAAATTCGTCTCCGTCCCTTGGCTTGCCGAATACATTGCCGCTGTATATCGATATATGGTCGGCGTGGCGACAATTCTTGCGATTACAATGATCATGTACGGCGGATTCCGCTGGGTGACGGCGGCCGGCGATTCCGGAAAAATCAGCGAAGCCAAAAAATCTATTATCGGCGCGGCAATGGGGCTAGTGCTTGCGCTCGGCTCATACACGCTTTTGAATCTAATAAACCCAGATCTGGTGAGTTTTAATTCACTGAGGCTCGCAATCATCGGTCGCGAAGAGATAACATTTGACGAAGGATACTTCGGCGGAGCAGATGACTCGTCGTCCTATGACGCAACGATTGCAGCAATTCCGGCGGCTGGCGGATTTGTTTCTTACGCCGATATGATGAAGGCATGTCCGGAAGACAAGAGCTATCCAGCAAATTACGCCGCGAATTTAAAAAAAGTTATTGATGCCTGGTCCTCGGCGCTGCCAAAAAAAGTTGTCTATGTCGGCGGCGGCACCATGAAATCCGGCGCCTGCACCGCACCGGCGGCGGACAATTATTATAATAAAAAACTAGCGAAGAATGGCTTTGAAGAATGGAACGGCGATATAGACGCCTATCGCAGCTGGGCCCAAAGCCTGGGCAGCATTTATTGCGGCGATTGTTTAACATTCACCCGCACTCTGTATAAGTGCATTGCTGATATTAACCCCCTGCCCGATAAGACTAACCAGTCAAAGGCAAAATATTATTATTCTCGCGCCGAGGATATGGCGAACGACCTTGAAAATAAAAAAATTTCGTTGAGCGCCGGAACTTTTATCTGGCTGGATGGCAATTGTGGACATGCGATAAATTATACCGGAATTTCCGGCAAGGAGATCATCGAAATGGGCGGGGGCCCGCCGGCAATCACGGTGAATAATCATACCGCCCGTTCGGTCAGGGTCAAGTCATCTCTTATCGGCTATCTAAAATCCGGCTGGGTAAAAAATTGTCCGGTTTACGCGCACGAAATCCTGGCGAACCCGGATTTATATCGATAA
- a CDS encoding ATP-dependent Clp protease ATP-binding subunit: MEIDILDKFSTNLKQVLARAMEAAILNYQKNIEPLGLMNALAGQRGSIAHEIINKTNFRPSAGQRKNISSENPGDTATKIKNPTPTLSPDAKRAIEKAVLAANLFSHKYVGTEHLLFGLMEIRDAAIIRELKAQHVDLAKLKNQIENILKMASRFTEIADRGEAPGIGALPAEPIDAEVVDEELGLDAHSAYRQTDKSKTPALDFFSIDLTSPEMQKKIDPLIGRQDEIVRLMQILCRRHKNNPLLIGEPGVGKTAIVEGLAKRITLGEVPDELADKKILALDLSLIVAGTMYRGEFESRLKQIIEEIRNDKNLIVFIDEVHNIIGAGSTAGSLDAANILKPALARGELRCIGATTLDEYKKHIESDPALERRFQTIVVREPSKEETVHILEGIRPNYEKFHRIKISNQAIRAAVELSTRYLSDKFLPDKAIDLVDEAASGIKISQPADPRLVRIRALENEFNKVRELKQRAVLDERYSEAIDLKTKEKELERAVITARQEAEGNNLSYGKLTDRHIMEVISRQLGIPAQELTSGDQKFFELKNALSQTIIGQDRAIDELVAALSRAKAGFSDPTRPLASFLFVGPTGVGKTELARTLAAKIYPREDALVLINMSEYKESYSASKLLGSPAGYIGYKERNKFTDEVRKKPYAVVLFDEFDKAHADVQALLLQILDRGEITDASGRKINFKNTVIILTSNAGYDAGTGRIGFSGPDGEMMKFDDLKKDLDARLKDCIRPELLNRLDAIIYFNSLDRTALESIIKKELNQIAVGAESRGVRIKFNFNIVPALADRCIDAGDGLPAGRQGARAVRKTLLNLVENPLSEMVLNGKINKGDTVKVSLSRGKFSFSASISD; the protein is encoded by the coding sequence ATGGAAATTGACATCTTGGATAAATTTTCTACAAATTTGAAACAGGTTCTCGCGCGAGCGATGGAGGCCGCGATTTTGAATTATCAAAAAAATATTGAACCGCTCGGGCTCATGAACGCGCTTGCCGGACAGCGCGGATCAATCGCTCATGAAATCATCAACAAAACGAACTTCAGGCCCTCGGCCGGACAACGGAAAAATATTTCTTCCGAAAATCCGGGCGACACGGCAACCAAAATAAAAAATCCCACGCCGACTCTTTCGCCGGACGCAAAACGAGCGATTGAAAAAGCGGTGCTGGCGGCAAATCTTTTCTCGCACAAGTACGTGGGCACCGAGCATCTTCTTTTCGGTCTCATGGAGATCCGGGATGCGGCAATAATCCGCGAACTCAAAGCGCAGCATGTCGATCTTGCGAAACTGAAAAACCAGATTGAGAATATTCTGAAAATGGCGTCCCGCTTTACCGAAATTGCGGACCGCGGCGAAGCGCCGGGCATCGGCGCATTGCCCGCCGAACCGATTGACGCGGAAGTCGTGGATGAAGAACTCGGACTGGACGCGCACTCTGCCTACCGGCAAACCGATAAATCAAAAACTCCGGCGCTTGATTTTTTTTCCATTGATCTCACATCTCCGGAAATGCAGAAAAAAATCGATCCCCTAATCGGACGCCAGGATGAGATTGTCCGGCTGATGCAGATTCTCTGCCGGAGACACAAGAATAATCCTCTTTTGATCGGCGAGCCGGGCGTGGGCAAGACCGCGATTGTTGAGGGACTCGCGAAACGAATCACGCTCGGTGAAGTGCCGGACGAACTTGCCGACAAAAAAATTCTGGCCCTGGATCTTTCGCTCATCGTCGCCGGCACCATGTACCGCGGCGAATTTGAATCGCGACTCAAACAGATTATTGAGGAAATCCGCAACGATAAGAATCTGATTGTTTTTATTGACGAGGTGCACAATATCATCGGCGCGGGCTCAACCGCCGGCTCGCTTGACGCGGCCAATATTCTGAAACCGGCCCTCGCGCGCGGCGAACTGCGGTGCATCGGCGCGACCACACTGGATGAATATAAAAAACATATTGAATCCGACCCGGCGCTTGAACGACGTTTTCAAACTATCGTGGTGCGCGAACCGAGCAAGGAAGAGACCGTGCACATCCTTGAAGGAATCCGACCGAATTATGAAAAATTTCACCGAATTAAAATCAGCAACCAAGCAATCCGCGCGGCAGTTGAACTTTCAACGCGCTATCTCTCCGATAAATTTTTGCCGGATAAAGCGATTGATCTCGTTGACGAAGCGGCGTCCGGAATAAAAATTTCCCAGCCGGCTGACCCGCGGCTTGTCCGCATCCGCGCGCTGGAAAACGAATTTAATAAAGTCCGCGAACTTAAACAGCGGGCGGTTTTGGACGAGCGCTATTCCGAAGCGATTGACCTCAAGACAAAAGAAAAAGAACTTGAACGCGCGGTAATTACCGCGCGGCAGGAGGCTGAAGGCAATAATCTATCCTACGGCAAGCTCACCGACCGCCACATTATGGAAGTAATATCCCGGCAGCTTGGCATTCCGGCTCAGGAACTCACGAGCGGCGATCAGAAGTTTTTTGAATTAAAAAACGCGCTTAGCCAGACCATCATCGGCCAGGACCGGGCGATTGACGAGCTTGTCGCCGCGCTTTCCCGCGCCAAGGCCGGATTTTCGGATCCGACGCGGCCACTCGCCTCTTTTCTATTTGTCGGACCGACCGGCGTGGGCAAGACCGAGCTCGCGCGCACGCTCGCGGCAAAAATATATCCGCGCGAAGACGCGCTCGTGCTTATTAATATGTCAGAATACAAAGAATCCTATTCGGCATCCAAGCTCCTGGGCTCGCCGGCCGGCTATATCGGATACAAGGAAAGGAATAAATTCACCGACGAGGTCAGGAAAAAACCCTATGCCGTGGTTCTTTTTGACGAATTTGATAAAGCCCACGCCGATGTGCAGGCTCTCCTGCTCCAGATTCTTGACCGAGGCGAAATTACCGATGCGAGCGGCCGGAAAATCAATTTCAAAAATACTGTCATCATCCTTACTTCAAACGCTGGCTATGACGCCGGAACCGGCCGCATCGGCTTTAGCGGGCCAGATGGGGAAATGATGAAATTCGACGATCTGAAAAAGGATTTGGACGCCCGGCTCAAGGACTGCATCCGGCCCGAACTGCTAAACCGGCTCGACGCAATTATTTACTTTAATTCCCTGGATCGAACGGCGCTTGAAAGCATCATAAAGAAAGAACTTAATCAAATCGCCGTTGGCGCGGAAAGCCGCGGCGTGCGTATTAAATTTAACTTCAATATCGTGCCGGCGCTCGCGGACCGCTGCATTGACGCCGGCGACGGCCTGCCTGCCGGTAGGCAGGGCGCGCGCGCCGTCCGGAAAACTCTGCTAAACTTGGTGGAAAATCCTTTGTCCGAAATGGTTTTAAATGGTAAAATAAACAAAGGAGATACGGTTAAAGTCAGCTTATCGCGGGGAAAGTTCAGTTTTTCCGCAAGCATAAGCGATTAA
- a CDS encoding LemA family protein produces the protein MIIVYILLGVLAVVALWFIGTYNGLITLKNRTDEAWSDIDVQLKRRHDLIPNLVETVKGYAGHEKQLFENVTAARSAAMGAKTPEEAAKAENALSATLKTLFAVAENYPQLRASENFTKLQEDLTDTENKVQASRRFYNGNVRDFNTKIQVFPTNMIAGMLGFKNYQFFEIEAMERETPEVKF, from the coding sequence ATGATTATAGTCTACATTCTGCTTGGCGTACTTGCGGTCGTCGCCCTGTGGTTCATCGGCACCTATAATGGCCTGATTACGCTCAAAAATCGCACAGATGAAGCCTGGTCGGACATCGATGTCCAGCTCAAACGCCGGCACGACCTTATCCCCAACCTGGTGGAAACCGTAAAGGGCTACGCGGGCCATGAAAAACAGCTTTTTGAAAATGTAACAGCTGCTCGCAGCGCGGCAATGGGCGCCAAGACCCCGGAAGAGGCGGCCAAGGCGGAAAATGCGCTCTCCGCGACCTTGAAAACATTGTTCGCCGTGGCGGAAAACTATCCCCAGCTCCGCGCTTCGGAAAATTTTACCAAACTGCAGGAAGACCTCACGGACACGGAAAACAAAGTGCAGGCATCGCGCCGCTTTTATAACGGCAATGTCCGCGACTTCAACACCAAGATCCAAGTATTTCCGACTAACATGATTGCTGGGATGCTGGGCTTCAAGAATTACCAATTCTTTGAGATTGAAGCCATGGAGCGTGAAACTCCGGAAGTGAAATTTTAA
- a CDS encoding phosphomannomutase/phosphoglucomutase gives MGKINEGIFKAYDIRGVFGQDFDTETAKRVGRAMVKFTGAKTVVVGRDMRKSSPELCRAVIDGIISSGADVVNIGECSTPTFNFALAEYDLHDAGIMITASHNPAKYNGFKLCYGDSLPIGKGSGMDEIKELVMRGGFEDQPAGNVVESPITEEYIKKIFSFVNVDKIKPLKIVIDAGNGMAGPILKKIFKRLPQVEVTPMFFEPDGTFPNHEANPIKEENLRDLKEKVKEIAPDLGIAFDGDCDRVGFVDERGETISGDFITALLAKEILKKYPGAIIHYDLRSSWAVRDTILENGGKPEMCMVGHALIKKLMRQTGAVFAGELSSHFYFKDFYGVESGDLTMLYILTLLSGEGKNISELVAPLKKYFHSGEINFEVDDKEGRMRELEEKYSSEAKDVSHIDGIRLEFEDWWFNVRASNTEPLLRLNLEAKTKELMEEKRDEISKILNS, from the coding sequence ATGGGCAAGATAAATGAAGGAATTTTCAAGGCTTATGACATCCGCGGCGTTTTTGGGCAGGATTTTGACACTGAAACCGCAAAACGCGTTGGCCGGGCAATGGTTAAATTCACCGGCGCCAAAACCGTGGTTGTCGGCCGGGATATGCGCAAGTCCAGCCCGGAACTTTGTCGGGCGGTGATTGACGGCATTATCTCATCCGGCGCGGATGTGGTTAATATCGGCGAATGCTCAACCCCGACTTTTAATTTTGCCCTGGCCGAATATGATCTCCACGATGCCGGCATCATGATCACCGCTTCCCACAATCCGGCGAAATATAACGGATTCAAGCTTTGTTACGGCGATTCTCTGCCCATCGGCAAGGGTTCGGGCATGGATGAAATTAAAGAACTTGTCATGCGCGGCGGGTTTGAGGACCAGCCGGCCGGAAATGTCGTTGAATCGCCGATTACCGAGGAATATATTAAAAAGATATTTTCGTTCGTCAATGTTGATAAAATCAAACCTTTGAAAATCGTGATTGACGCGGGCAACGGCATGGCTGGGCCGATTCTTAAAAAAATTTTTAAACGCCTGCCGCAGGTTGAAGTGACGCCAATGTTTTTTGAACCGGACGGAACATTTCCCAATCATGAAGCAAATCCGATCAAAGAGGAAAATCTTCGCGACCTCAAAGAGAAGGTGAAAGAAATCGCACCCGATCTCGGCATTGCCTTTGACGGCGATTGCGACCGCGTCGGATTCGTGGACGAACGCGGTGAAACCATATCCGGTGATTTTATCACCGCGCTTCTCGCCAAAGAAATTCTAAAAAAATATCCGGGCGCCATTATACATTATGATCTCCGTTCAAGCTGGGCCGTCCGGGATACGATTTTGGAAAACGGCGGCAAGCCGGAGATGTGCATGGTCGGCCACGCGTTAATCAAAAAACTCATGCGCCAGACCGGCGCGGTTTTCGCGGGCGAGCTCTCCAGCCATTTTTATTTTAAAGATTTTTACGGCGTGGAATCCGGCGATCTTACGATGCTCTATATTCTGACTTTGCTTTCAGGAGAGGGTAAAAATATATCCGAACTCGTTGCGCCGCTTAAAAAATATTTTCATTCCGGAGAAATAAATTTTGAAGTGGATGACAAAGAGGGCAGGATGCGCGAACTGGAAGAAAAATATTCGTCCGAGGCCAAAGATGTTTCTCACATTGACGGCATCCGTCTTGAATTTGAAGACTGGTGGTTCAATGTCCGCGCTTCCAACACCGAGCCCCTTCTGCGCCTCAATCTTGAGGCCAAGACAAAAGAGCTTATGGAAGAGAAGCGGGATGAGATAAGCAAAATTCTGAATTCTTAA